The genomic window aCGTGAGAAATTCTTATGTCGAtaagggtgtcgatcgatactgatgtggtgttgatcgacaccaaTGCGTGAATAATGTATTCGTTGGTCTTCTTTGCTAGAAAGCTTCCAAAATTCTTTATTATGCTTCATATCTCTCAAAAGTAGATATGCACCTGTAAAGActcaaaaacatacaaaaataactTGAAAGACTCTAAAATCCATTATAATATTACGttagaaatcagtaaaaaccaTGATATATCATGTTCCATACTAGAGATCGACACAATGTACACCGCAAGACGATTTGATCtctaaaatttatgatttttcaaattttatggttatgtattatatagaaaagtttgaaacgtataaaaatttttaaaaaggaaaaagattaTCAGCAAATAATTGTtcagtaaaataataatttttttattcagtttCGAGAATTGTATGACACTAATATTTCCACTAGGCTGTCATAATATGTTCCATATACTAGAAATCGACCCGCCGTACACCGCATGACGATTTATTCTCTAAAATTTATGATGTGTCGCTCCTTCAGCTAATTTGGTTTGTACTTTGGCAAAAGCGTATGCTCAGCAGGTTGGTTTCCTTATCTTTCCGCCTTTTCAAGTTCtaggtttctttttttatgacTTATCTAGGTAGACTCTATATAGGTTGTTTCAGCCGTTTTCATTTGGTATATATAGACGAGTATAGAATGTCAACAACTGTAGATGGTTCATAGATTCTGCAAACAAGATCCGGCTTGTTTTATTAGtttcccttgtaaattattacATGTTAGAGTAAGTAGTGCTATGAACTTTTAAATCTAACTAAAGTCattgtcaaattttaaaacagcGACTATGCAAACAGACAGTAAAGGTGCTCAAGATGATGGAGAATGAGGGGATTGAACCAAACTTGATTATGTCGAATGTTTTGGTTAATGCATTTGGAACTGCTGGAAGCACATGGAAGCTCTCTCTATTTATCATCATATTAAAGAAACTGTATGTCTATCTTATTCGTGCGATTAAACTTCTAGTAATTGCTTATTGTCATCGTTAAATTATTTGCTTAACTGCTTGAGTTTGTCTTCTGAAGGGATACACCCCTGATGTGGTTACCTATAGTACACTTATGAAAGCATTCACTCGACCAAAGAAGTATGAAAAGGTATGTAGCTTCTATTTGGTGACCTTGTAATCCCATGTTCCTTCACCTCAAACGTTTCATTGACTATATATGTTATGTGTGATCTTGATAAATTGGGTGTTTAAATTGATGGCTGCTGCATGGTTCCAGAAATATTCAGGGAAATGGAAGCTTTTGGGTGTACGGTAGATCAGAAAGCAAGACAGCTATTGCAAAATGCTTTTATGGTTCTTGATCGAAAACATTTAGTATTTGATGGAACAGCCAAAGATGATTATCTTAGGTACAAACATCCAACGAACTACACATAGGGCAAAACCGAAAGAATAAACACTCATCgagtaaaatttaaaaagttcATGAAGAACACCTCTAAAGCACATactatagaaaaaaaaaaaaaaaaaaaactccccTATTTTCGAGAAAATTCAATGGATAGTGAAAGATGTTGAAAGTCTCTGATGAGGAGATTGCTCTATATTCATTCTAATATAAAGGCAATGTACTTACAACGTATTGAGAGGTTTCCTAGATACTCGGAAAAACGGCGAAAATCAACCCAAACTTTCTGCGGTTCTTTTTTCCTGCGGTTTTTTTCAACCTGAATTTTTAAACCTTGTATTTCTCAACCTAAACTACAACCTATTTCAAATTCCAAACATCAACTACATAGTCGTTAGCCGATTTCAACATGACCTGTGACGGGGTTATGAAACCGTTAAACTGTGTTGAGTCAGCGACACCGTGGCATCAGAGCTATACAAAGCGACATCGTTTAACACGGTTTTGGTTGTCTGCTAGAgagaaaacgacgtcgttttcattTGGGAAACCTCTGCTAGAGAGAAGAGGGTTCCCAAaatctttttctcaattacCATCAACCAGGGAATGACccaaaaaaggtaaatttgCCTGACTGATCATGAAGAATGCCTCTTCTAATTAATGCGTTTCTTGGTTGACGACTCTTTGAAGACTGCTTGGAGAAGCTTAGAATTCCACTGCATGCCTCCAAAGACTCGTTCATAGCCTTTTGACGGTCGTTTGAAGCATTGTTGCATCAATGTGGTCCTTTTACTACTAGGATCAACGTTAAAACTTaactaaacataaaaaaaattaatggaACCAAATTCATCAATTATAGGAGGAATCGAGTAAACCTTACATGGTCTTTAAATATAACAATTCTTGGGTTATTGCTTTCCGGCTTTAATTTGCCAAATATCTTAATATACAAAGTtgagttttcaaaattgttaactcacCTGATCATGACACGtgtcaaaattattaatgaGTTATCCACacatatcaaatcaatttcgttatttttagggttatgtgcaaagaaaaaactctCTAACTCATCTATTTTTGCATATTTATCCTCCACCTCCAACAACTGCATATTATCCTAcgaagtctaaaataataccCATTGCAACCTTTCTTCGTCAATTTTTGCTACCATAAAtgtttgtaaaatattgatatataatatgttaaattgAAGCCCTCGCAACGAAAACTTCAACTCtaccaacaaaattttaaaaatctaatgtatgtgattgtaaaaatatttactatatacatataaggGTCATATTACGTATTCTTTTAGTCTTCATAAGATTAATATGCATTTGTTAGAGATAGAaggtaaaattgcaaaatagGATGAGTTAGATGggtgttttgcacaaaatcctatattttaaaacaaaaatagaaaaatttcataaccCCATCGGATATAtacataagtaaaaaaaagttagttcatatattcaaattgtttatttaatatattaaactattgaacaaattctattaaatgtcgtttatatattcaaaacagaagtaaaagttccctattttgttttagaaaaatattaatacttgatttaatattttctaattttgtaacttaaatatgtctctccttttatttcttaattttatttcatttcattttttctcaattacgGAGTTCAATTCGTTTACCACAAAATTCAGTGAGAGGCTCTGTTTGGTGCGTCTTTTTAAAGCTGTTGTATGTTTTCCTTGTCTTATCTTTGTGTTATGCTTTGAGGATTCCcgtataatatataattagaaaatgCATGGTATATAGAATGtgtataattgaaatattcttttgaaaatacagattactatttagaatttttatatcatcacaacATTTCTCACACCCGCCTATTAGACGagtcttatctaataaaattataaaccattctcagattttgtgttatgacatatttcaaagatttatgaaaacaatttgaaattCTGTAACATTGTAACATTATGGGCTCGATGTTTCAAGGTGTTATTCATTAGAATTAAAGAATGAGTAGACATTGAACCCAAATGCAAattctcaaatgttattactatataatctttttttattattattataacatgtactaaagctaaaattttaaaacataagttGAAAAAGctatctatttttaaaataagttaAAACTCTATTTTGGTATGGGAGGAGTTGCACCGGCAACTCTTGAACATTGTTCCTTTAGCATCGGAGGGAATAACGGAATGAATGGAATTTTCGGTATGCAATTAACTTTGGCATCCAAAAATGCTTTGCAACAAGCCGGACCTAAATTACCGAACTTTCCAGTGaaaatggattgagaaatctctgcaatgcatccaggaatatccatcacggatgaccaacattttgttatatcaggtAATCCAGAAATCAGTTGGAACGGAAACGGAAAAGGAAGTTGAGCTGGAAACTGAGGCAATTGAgcatttacagaaactatgATACATAGAACATATAGAAGggaaaacacatttttgatagaCATAATGAGAAATTCAGTACAAAGTCTTAGTATAGCAACTATATGcttaatgctttgtttttttttgattgatgaataacaataaaatccttgcttatttatatgaatattGAAATGTGAAACTATCATATAGATTTTCTTTAACTTAACATCTTTGAATACTTTAATTAGGTATTTGATTAGccgttttataaatttaaatatagttGAAACTCCATGTGTGAAACAAGTAacattaactaaaaaatattgactacaaagagaaaatcaaagtTAAACGgcttcacataattaatcatTCATCGGTATATAtctccaaatttaaacaaataaatagatttataatattttcttcgtgaaaattatttaaatcaatctaaaggtttggtttgtaaaactTCTATACAATGGGGTTCTCCATGACTTGTTAACACTAAACTTAGACGAGAGGAGTTTGTAGAATGCGGATTATACGGTTGGACAGAGCAGTTCGGATCGGGCATGAAAACATTGTACATAATCCAATATATGTGCCAAATATCTATATAAAGTTgggttttcaaaattgttaactcacATGATCATGACAgtgtcaaatttattattgaaatatcCACACATatctaatcaaattttataattttttgggttttgtacaaacaaaaaccctctaacttatctattttttgcatctttattctCCACCTCCAACAAATTCATAATTATCCTataaagtctaaaataatacgcacTGTAATCCTTTTTCGTCATTTTTTGCTACgaaattattttgtaaaatattaatatttaatatgttaaatCAAAGCTTTCTCGACGATAACTTATCCTCTAccttaaaaagttttaaaatttaatctaTGTGAgtgtaaaaaagtttactATATACGTATAATGGTCATATAGCGTATTACTGgttcaaatataatttataatacgGCGGACCCATAAATCAGCTGACCTCCTTTTATCCTCTTTGGGTCTGCCTATGCGGCGAACCCATAAATACTTTTTACTggatcaaaaataatttaatataattaataacttAAATAGactaaaaatctaaaaatattcatttgcttattatatacatataccaCAAATTAGGTTGAATACTTATGGgcgaaataaacaaaaagactaaaaacatataagaaaTGGTGTCGAAACACAAAGCAGAaggaaaatatgataaaagtTAAAGGGTTTACATACAAAATCTGTAATTTTAAGGGggtcaaaacagaaaaaatatatgtaatatcataaattttaaaggGCTATATTGCAAATATAGAATTTTAGGAGTGTTAGTTGACCTCCTTTAATCCTCTTTGGATTCGCCCATGCATATTTTTTATCCCAAAACTTGAAAtagaaatgtgttttttttttagtagtCATGATAAACTTAGAAACCAAGATATATTCTTATACATTATTTCTTATACAAcattaagatttttatttaggaattttaattttatttataatttaaaattcaaacaatatTTAGACGTTACAgccacaaaaatatttgtccaTGAGAGCAAACCGGTCTAGTGAGCACTTTCTCCTCTGGTTTTAGTGTAATATTTTCAGCTTTAGTCTTCACAACAGAAGAATCCCATTCTAGATTTGTTGTAGGACATGTATGCACTCCAAAACCACAAATGAGTGCTCGCATCTTCAACTTCGAGTGACCATAGTTAGCTTTTTCAAGAATGATTGGACGTCATACATTTACAATCTCCTTGAGGTAGTCCACCCTTTCTATAAGATCTTCACCTATTGTTAAGATACAACTTGGTTAAGATGCgcgctctgataccaaatgaAATTCATGATAAACTCAAGATCAGTTCCCCAAACTCAAGATTAGTGTATTTTTAGTCTCCTTCACACCGGAAAAACTTCTAGTTAGGGACATGtccaataaacaaatatatctcTACTTTGGAGCTTTATAAAATGCATGGccttatcaaatctctgttttGCCATCTTGACGCTGAAGTGACTTATCATACGACCGAACAATGTAccgaagaaaaacaatataaaatgaCATATGTACTAAACAAATTTAGAGTAGAGAACAATGGATTAGTTAACgactacaaaatcaaatactgAAACTATCCACCATCTTGATTTTTAGGACTACTAAAAgtctcaaaaatcaaaagatttcgctttttataaatgtttttgataaaacattATCTTTTACGTTTgtcttcttatattttcttcttcaatccgCAATTTATGGCGCAATGACCCATCATTCAACTCAAAAACACTTATGGCGCAATGACCCATCATACAACTCAAAAACACTTATCAcagtaacaaaatcaaacctaTAAATCAATATAAACCTATCATCATCCTAGCTCCCTTGAAATCCTAGAGATTCAAAGCAAAAcctgaatttttttgattggatataaaaaaagatatcttGAGAAGGTGAACCATCTTACGccataaaaacataaaatatggAAACTTTACCTTCTCTAGACGTAGGTCCTCCTCAGAGATTCTTACGCCATGCATTTATAGGAACTTGAATAGGATTCTTCCTACAATCCCTGATATGTaacaacaaagataaattctaaaataaagacacaatttcaaaattaaaaccCCTTAGATGGAAGAACAAAACGACATAAGAGAGCTAGCGATTggattaaattaaaataaaaaaatatagttgtgTGAACAAAGAATGGATTAAAATGTATACTTGGTTAGAATTAACTACGTATTGTGTTATAATTTGTTATAGTATTATTGGTAATTTGTTATAGtattattgttctttttctccaCTTGGATTGtcttttttatcatttgtGAATAAATTTAAGggagattttgaaaactaccctattttgagtttttatttgaaaaatacatcttttctatttttaataaaaattataattcttAATATGTTAGATGagttttcttaataaattaaaacaaaattcaaaatttagaagtaaaaaaataaaaaataaatttgaattcttatttatgttttcaacTATTCTTGAGataaagatttatttattttagatattttaaaaattaacaaaataatatcaaaaaatattctaaaatatatcacttaataaaacttaattatttatttttttggacgaacttttgtttaaaactatttaagataagaattaaatttgactttttaattattttaaatattaaaatttaatgaaataatattttaaatattttttaaaagtctaTCACTTAATAAAGtttatcttttgctttttagacaaaattttgccctaaaaatatttaagataataaatatctttaaaattattagttacatcaaatttaatttgtgattttttctGTCTTaagtttaaaaacttttttagttattcctaaattttaatgagactattttagtaattatatatatttaatataattattttaagaaaaaggatagagtatttttcaaataaaaattcaaaaatagggcatttttccaaatttactCTAAATTTAAAccacaaattttttaaaactcagTAGGAAACCCGTATGATTCTGCTATAGCGAGTTAATAGATTATCTCGAATTCTCTTTTCTGCTTTGCTTTTCGACATCCTCCTCTTTGATTTGctcattcttttattttctatttctctgCCTACCTCTTGATCCCTAAAGCGGTTACTACATGATTAGAATGTTGGCAATGACAAACAAAagctaataataacaaattttggtGAATGTGGTGGAAAACAATCGTAACAAATAACGATAGCGGATGGAATTGATAATTGATCTTGTCAATCTATAGTTTTCAACGGATAAACTAATCCgagaagtaaataaattttattataatagaTAAACCCTAACCAAACTTGGTCAGCAAGgcaaataaattcaaaattgataaaaaattttggttcggtCACAAAATCAAAGCCTTACACCTTTGAGTGGTGAGATAAAATGGATTTCCTTATTTCACTACACCATTCCTCTTaggagagagagtgagagatacatgttttttttcatcgATAACTTCACTATGTGTAGATCACAAGCTTATATAGCGCTAGTTCGCCACTCATGACCAAGCCGATGAACCGTGCGTCACCGAACATCTACGCAAAAGCAAAGCGGTAACTATGATAATAAGTCTaatatgcttttgtttttaaggaATAAATGAGCCGCTAAGAGCATCTACAATGGTAATCTCTCACCAAAATCTCTCacctacaaaaataataataaaagaataattaatgttttttaa from Arabidopsis thaliana chromosome 3, partial sequence includes these protein-coding regions:
- a CDS encoding Pentatricopeptide repeat (PPR) superfamily protein (Pentatricopeptide repeat (PPR) superfamily protein; BEST Arabidopsis thaliana protein match is: Tetratricopeptide repeat (TPR)-like superfamily protein (TAIR:AT5G36300.1); Has 48 Blast hits to 48 proteins in 12 species: Archae - 0; Bacteria - 0; Metazoa - 0; Fungi - 0; Plants - 48; Viruses - 0; Other Eukaryotes - 0 (source: NCBI BLink).), with the protein product MENEGIEPNLIMSNVLVNAFGTAGSTWKLSLFIIILKKLYVYLIRAIKLLGYTPDVVTYSTLMKAFTRPKKYEKGNGSFWVYGRSESKTAIAKCFYGS
- a CDS encoding ECA1 gametogenesis related family protein (ECA1 gametogenesis related family protein; LOCATED IN: endomembrane system; CONTAINS InterPro DOMAIN/s: Protein of unknown function DUF1278 (InterPro:IPR010701); BEST Arabidopsis thaliana protein match is: ECA1 gametogenesis related family protein (TAIR:AT5G36370.1); Has 128 Blast hits to 120 proteins in 4 species: Archae - 0; Bacteria - 0; Metazoa - 0; Fungi - 0; Plants - 128; Viruses - 0; Other Eukaryotes - 0 (source: NCBI BLink).), coding for MSIKNVFSLLYVLCIIVSVNAQLPQFPAQLPFPFPFQLISGLPDITKCWSSVMDIPGCIAEISQSIFTGKFGNLGPACCKAFLDAKVNCIPKIPFIPLFPPMLKEQCSRVAGATPPIPK